In Mastacembelus armatus chromosome 22, fMasArm1.2, whole genome shotgun sequence, a genomic segment contains:
- the ndufaf1 gene encoding complex I intermediate-associated protein 30, mitochondrial, whose amino-acid sequence MSLPKITHLPSVRLLSSITKHRQQVLLPPVTLQTVPRRAVIQSPYRRPGQPKQDKFPWQNINFDFSKGLEGIKTTFMLLKKEFTDRWVGPEGKPILEHMLEQNRVVWEFRGPESLEQWTVSSDLEIGGQSEVFLKLGKNNNTCFLYGSLDSTPPRDGETRYSGYCTMRSKQPLGSFNRKKHYDWTSFNALHLRVRGDGRPWMINIGTETYFSHQKDDVYCYFLYTRGGPYWQNIKIPFSKFFLTHRGRIQDDQHPLWLDKINTIGFTLGDKADGPFQLEIDFIGVCKDYAHTEQFAYEVYKRNPEV is encoded by the exons ATGTCCCTGCCAAAGATCACACATCTCCCCTCAGTGAGGCTTCTGAGCTCCATCACAAAGCACCGCCAACAGGTGCTGCTCCCTCCTGTCACGCTACAGACTGTACCCAGAAGAGCTGTGATCCAGAGTCCATACAGGCGGCCTGGCCAGCCCAAGCAGGACAAGTTTCCATGGCAGAACATTAACTTTGACTTCTCCAAGGGTTTGGAGGGAATAAAGACAACGTTCATGCTTCTGAAAAAGGAGTTTACTGACCGCTGGGTTGGACCAGAGGGAAAACCTATCCTCGAGCACATGCTGGAGCAGAACAGAGTAGTATGGGAGTTCAGAGGTCCAGAGAGTCTGGAGCAGTGGACGGTGTCTTCGGATCTAGAAATTGGAGGCCAAAGTGAAGTTTTCTTAAAGCTTGGCAAAAACAATAACACCTGCTTTCTGTACGGGTCTCTGGACTCTACTCCTCCAAGGGATGGAGAAACACGCTACAGTGGTTACTGTACCATGCGCTCAAAACAACCACTG GGTTCATTCAATAGGAAAAAGCACTATGATTGGACAAGTTTCAACGCTCTGCATTTGCGTGTCCGTGGAGACGGCCGTCCCTGGATGATCAACATTGGAACAGAAACATACTTCTCTCACCAGAAAGATGACGTCTACTGCTACTTTCTGTATACAAGGGGAGGACCCTACTGGCAAAACATTAAG ATACCTTTCTCAAAGTTCTTCCTCACACACCGAGGAAGGATACAAGATGATCAGCATCCTCTCTGGCTGGACAAG ATTAACACCATTGGATTTACCTTGGGAGACAAAGCAGATGGTCCATTCCAGTTGGAGATTGACTTTATTGGCGTTTGCAAAGattatgcacacacagagcagtttgCCTACGAGGTGTACAAGAGGAATCCTGAAGTTTGA
- the nusap1 gene encoding nucleolar and spindle-associated protein 1 isoform X3, with translation MDLNSMKYAELQSIAKELGLKANMKAEKLLKAISQHYQQENMRTEEQEQEEENSAKVVKEDENAGKEAAQENNDVTGKTEVSSAALFVNTRRGRGNGTKRKITDEAAVTDCDAKLLPSAAKGETEVANPGAASGTRHAKKRKVSSAKDSDKAEPPVSTQATGDEQQLGTEGEAPVHGDTENAPKVVKGGKIPRYQPLQQNRKVALKPVTPNFKKLHEAHFNKMESIDSYVQRKNKKIETYRSSVQELKKHSDKTKLQQADGKTQVKANQSRASMFSPVAVTKKVAEEKRRHTLLSASKVPAKKDASFKPSVLSTRRITVRFSEATQDNEHKRSLVKTPARMSPCVMSSTPQKETTQTMKPNNVKTSTLSATKSPKTFIFTGNTSTSTTPGTQKKPSFNLKASLSRPLNYKPHKGKLKPFGETRENTTPGDNLISNSHQKNYKQHQVQTREDRRAKRMEDRKQKKESMLGARRGLVMMQTALCVHNLCKRQ, from the exons ATGGATTTAAACTCCATGAAATACGCAGAGCTGCAAAGCATCGCCAAGGAGCTTGGCCTCAAAGCGAACATGAAG GCCGAAAAGCTCCTGAAAGCGATCAGTCAGCATTATCAGCAGGAAAACATGAGAActgaggagcaggagcag gaggaagaaaacagtgCAAAGGTTGTCAAAGAGGATGAAAATGCTGGGAAAGAAGCTGCTCAGGAAAATAACGATGTGACTGGCAAGACCGAAGTTTCCAGCGCCGCTTTGTTTGTGAACACACGTCGGGGCAGAGGAAACGGTACAAAGAGAAAGATCACTGATGAGGCAGCAGTGACTGACTGCGATGCCAAGTTACTTCCAAGTGCTGCAAAG GGTGAAACTGAAGTAGCTAACCCTGGTGCAGCTTCTGGTACCAGACATGCTAAGAAGAGGAAAGTGTCCTCTGCCAAGGATTCTGACAAAGCTGAGCCTCCTGTGTCCACCCAGGCCACAGGTGACGAGCAGCAACTTGGCACTGAAGGTGAAGCACCTGTGCATGGTGATACAG AAAATGCACCAAAAGTGGTCAAAGGTGGTAAAATCCCTCGTTACCAGCCGCTCCAGCAGAACAGGAAGGTGGCATTGAAGCCTGTCACTCCAA ACTTCAAAAAACTCCATGAGGCACATTTTAACAAGATGGAGTCCATTGACTCATATGTCCAGAGGAAGAACAAGAAGATAGAGACATACAGAAGTTCAGTTCAAGAACTGAAG aaACATTCTGATAAAACTAAACTGCAGCAAGCTGATGGCAAAACCCAAGTG AAGGCAAATCAGAGCCGTGCTTCCATGTTCAGCCCTGTTGCAGTGACTAAGAAAGTGGCTGAAGAGAAGCGCAGACACACTTTGCTCTCGGCCAGTAAAGTTCCTGCAAAGAAAGATGCGTCATTCAAACCATCTGTCTTGTCCACTCGCAGGATCACTGTCCG gttCTCGGAAGCCACTCAAGACAATGAGCATAAAAGGTCATTGGTGAAGACGCCAGCACGCATGTCACCCTGTGTGATGTCGAGTACCCCACAAAAAGAGACCACTCAAACTATGAAGCCCAACAATGTCAAGACTTCAACTCTCTCTGCCACCAAATCTCCAA aaactttcattttcactggCAACACGAGTACTTCAACAACCCCTGGAACACAAAAGAAGCCCAGCTTTAATCTGAAAGCGAGTCTGTCTCGTCCCCTCAACTACAAACCTCATAAGG GTAAACTGAAGCCATTTGGAGAgaccagagaaaacacaacaccagGGGACAATCTGATCTCAAACTCGCACCAGAAAAATTATAAACAACATCAAGTCCAAACCAG GGAGGACAGGAGAGCAAAACGCATGGAGGACcgaaaacagaagaaagagagtATGCTTGGGGCAAGAAGAGGCCTTGTCATGAT GcaaactgctctgtgtgtgcataatCTTTGCAAACGCCAATAA
- the nusap1 gene encoding nucleolar and spindle-associated protein 1 isoform X1, with amino-acid sequence MDLNSMKYAELQSIAKELGLKANMKAEKLLKAISQHYQQENMRTEEQEQEEENSAKVVKEDENAGKEAAQENNDVTGKTEVSSAALFVNTRRGRGNGTKRKITDEAAVTDCDAKLLPSAAKGETEVANPGAASGTRHAKKRKVSSAKDSDKAEPPVSTQATGDEQQLGTEENAPKVVKGGKIPRYQPLQQNRKVALKPVTPNFKKLHEAHFNKMESIDSYVQRKNKKIETYRSSVQELKKHSDKTKLQQADGKTQVKANQSRASMFSPVAVTKKVAEEKRRHTLLSASKVPAKKDASFKPSVLSTRRITVRFSEATQDNEHKRSLVKTPARMSPCVMSSTPQKETTQTMKPNNVKTSTLSATKSPKTFIFTGNTSTSTTPGTQKKPSFNLKASLSRPLNYKPHKGKLKPFGETRENTTPGDNLISNSHQKNYKQHQVQTREDRRAKRMEDRKQKKESMLGARRGLVMMQTALCVHNLCKRQ; translated from the exons ATGGATTTAAACTCCATGAAATACGCAGAGCTGCAAAGCATCGCCAAGGAGCTTGGCCTCAAAGCGAACATGAAG GCCGAAAAGCTCCTGAAAGCGATCAGTCAGCATTATCAGCAGGAAAACATGAGAActgaggagcaggagcag gaggaagaaaacagtgCAAAGGTTGTCAAAGAGGATGAAAATGCTGGGAAAGAAGCTGCTCAGGAAAATAACGATGTGACTGGCAAGACCGAAGTTTCCAGCGCCGCTTTGTTTGTGAACACACGTCGGGGCAGAGGAAACGGTACAAAGAGAAAGATCACTGATGAGGCAGCAGTGACTGACTGCGATGCCAAGTTACTTCCAAGTGCTGCAAAG GGTGAAACTGAAGTAGCTAACCCTGGTGCAGCTTCTGGTACCAGACATGCTAAGAAGAGGAAAGTGTCCTCTGCCAAGGATTCTGACAAAGCTGAGCCTCCTGTGTCCACCCAGGCCACAGGTGACGAGCAGCAACTTGGCACTGAAG AAAATGCACCAAAAGTGGTCAAAGGTGGTAAAATCCCTCGTTACCAGCCGCTCCAGCAGAACAGGAAGGTGGCATTGAAGCCTGTCACTCCAA ACTTCAAAAAACTCCATGAGGCACATTTTAACAAGATGGAGTCCATTGACTCATATGTCCAGAGGAAGAACAAGAAGATAGAGACATACAGAAGTTCAGTTCAAGAACTGAAG aaACATTCTGATAAAACTAAACTGCAGCAAGCTGATGGCAAAACCCAAGTG AAGGCAAATCAGAGCCGTGCTTCCATGTTCAGCCCTGTTGCAGTGACTAAGAAAGTGGCTGAAGAGAAGCGCAGACACACTTTGCTCTCGGCCAGTAAAGTTCCTGCAAAGAAAGATGCGTCATTCAAACCATCTGTCTTGTCCACTCGCAGGATCACTGTCCG gttCTCGGAAGCCACTCAAGACAATGAGCATAAAAGGTCATTGGTGAAGACGCCAGCACGCATGTCACCCTGTGTGATGTCGAGTACCCCACAAAAAGAGACCACTCAAACTATGAAGCCCAACAATGTCAAGACTTCAACTCTCTCTGCCACCAAATCTCCAA aaactttcattttcactggCAACACGAGTACTTCAACAACCCCTGGAACACAAAAGAAGCCCAGCTTTAATCTGAAAGCGAGTCTGTCTCGTCCCCTCAACTACAAACCTCATAAGG GTAAACTGAAGCCATTTGGAGAgaccagagaaaacacaacaccagGGGACAATCTGATCTCAAACTCGCACCAGAAAAATTATAAACAACATCAAGTCCAAACCAG GGAGGACAGGAGAGCAAAACGCATGGAGGACcgaaaacagaagaaagagagtATGCTTGGGGCAAGAAGAGGCCTTGTCATGAT GcaaactgctctgtgtgtgcataatCTTTGCAAACGCCAATAA
- the nusap1 gene encoding nucleolar and spindle-associated protein 1 isoform X2, whose product MDLNSMKYAELQSIAKELGLKANMKAEKLLKAISQHYQQENMRTEEQEQEEENSAKVVKEDENAGKEAAQENNDVTGKTEVSSAALFVNTRRGRGNGTKRKITDEAAVTDCDAKLLPSAAKGETEVANPGAASGTRHAKKRKVSSAKDSDKAEPPVSTQATGDEQQLGTEGEAPVHGDTENAPKVVKGGKIPRYQPLQQNRKVALKPVTPNFKKLHEAHFNKMESIDSYVQRKNKKIETYRSSVQELKKHSDKTKLQQADGKTQVKANQSRASMFSPVAVTKKVAEEKRRHTLLSASKVPAKKDASFKPSVLSTRRITVRFSEATQDNEHKRSLVKTPARMSPCVMSSTPQKETTQTMKPNNVKTSTLSATKSPKTFIFTGNTSTSTTPGTQKKPSFNLKASLSRPLNYKPHKGKLKPFGETRENTTPGDNLISNSHQKNYKQHQVQTREDRRAKRMEDRKQKKESMLGARRGLVMM is encoded by the exons ATGGATTTAAACTCCATGAAATACGCAGAGCTGCAAAGCATCGCCAAGGAGCTTGGCCTCAAAGCGAACATGAAG GCCGAAAAGCTCCTGAAAGCGATCAGTCAGCATTATCAGCAGGAAAACATGAGAActgaggagcaggagcag gaggaagaaaacagtgCAAAGGTTGTCAAAGAGGATGAAAATGCTGGGAAAGAAGCTGCTCAGGAAAATAACGATGTGACTGGCAAGACCGAAGTTTCCAGCGCCGCTTTGTTTGTGAACACACGTCGGGGCAGAGGAAACGGTACAAAGAGAAAGATCACTGATGAGGCAGCAGTGACTGACTGCGATGCCAAGTTACTTCCAAGTGCTGCAAAG GGTGAAACTGAAGTAGCTAACCCTGGTGCAGCTTCTGGTACCAGACATGCTAAGAAGAGGAAAGTGTCCTCTGCCAAGGATTCTGACAAAGCTGAGCCTCCTGTGTCCACCCAGGCCACAGGTGACGAGCAGCAACTTGGCACTGAAGGTGAAGCACCTGTGCATGGTGATACAG AAAATGCACCAAAAGTGGTCAAAGGTGGTAAAATCCCTCGTTACCAGCCGCTCCAGCAGAACAGGAAGGTGGCATTGAAGCCTGTCACTCCAA ACTTCAAAAAACTCCATGAGGCACATTTTAACAAGATGGAGTCCATTGACTCATATGTCCAGAGGAAGAACAAGAAGATAGAGACATACAGAAGTTCAGTTCAAGAACTGAAG aaACATTCTGATAAAACTAAACTGCAGCAAGCTGATGGCAAAACCCAAGTG AAGGCAAATCAGAGCCGTGCTTCCATGTTCAGCCCTGTTGCAGTGACTAAGAAAGTGGCTGAAGAGAAGCGCAGACACACTTTGCTCTCGGCCAGTAAAGTTCCTGCAAAGAAAGATGCGTCATTCAAACCATCTGTCTTGTCCACTCGCAGGATCACTGTCCG gttCTCGGAAGCCACTCAAGACAATGAGCATAAAAGGTCATTGGTGAAGACGCCAGCACGCATGTCACCCTGTGTGATGTCGAGTACCCCACAAAAAGAGACCACTCAAACTATGAAGCCCAACAATGTCAAGACTTCAACTCTCTCTGCCACCAAATCTCCAA aaactttcattttcactggCAACACGAGTACTTCAACAACCCCTGGAACACAAAAGAAGCCCAGCTTTAATCTGAAAGCGAGTCTGTCTCGTCCCCTCAACTACAAACCTCATAAGG GTAAACTGAAGCCATTTGGAGAgaccagagaaaacacaacaccagGGGACAATCTGATCTCAAACTCGCACCAGAAAAATTATAAACAACATCAAGTCCAAACCAG GGAGGACAGGAGAGCAAAACGCATGGAGGACcgaaaacagaagaaagagagtATGCTTGGGGCAAGAAGAGGCCTTGTCATGATGTAA
- the oip5 gene encoding protein Mis18-beta — translation MEYDESMLVQRIGEMKLFPETESSHMTLHCAHCNTVLGDSYGICGDFSIKHMDSIMCLKVTDDVVISDPMESGHKGDLANCICSALKCRVCCCDVGKVIHSAPSHLATIRSLFLLYKAKISCYILDSSSMVRASKLTFHMKPLREHINEVRQQVEAQLNQMSHANSRLTSVTSDLNK, via the exons ATGGAATATGACGAGAGCATGTTAGTCCAGCGCATCGGCGAAATGAAGCTGTTTCCAGAGACAGAATCCAGTCACATGACTCTCCACTGTGCGCACTGCAACACTGTCCTGGGAGACTCCTACGGCATCTGTGGGGACTTTAGCATTAAACATATGGACTCCATCATGTGTCTAA AAGTGACCGATGATGTGGTCATCAGCGACCCAATGGAGTCAGGACATAAGGGGGACCTGGCTAATTG catcTGCAGTGCTCTAAAATGTcgtgtctgctgctgtgatgtggGCAAAGTTATTCACTCAGCTCCGTCACACTTGGCCACAATTCGCTCCCTCTTCCTTCTCTACAAAGCAAAGATCAGCTG TTACATCCTCGACAGCAGCTCGATGGTGAGAGCATCTAAACTCACATTTCATATGAAGCCCCTCCGAGAACACATTAATGAG GTGAGACAGCAGGTTGAAGCACAGCTTAATCAGATGTCACACGCTAATAGCCGACTGACCAGTGTAACCAGTGACCTGAACAAGTAG
- the chp1 gene encoding calcineurin B homologous protein 1, whose product MGSRASTLLREEEIEEIKKETGFSHSQITRLYSRFTSLDKGENGTLSREDFQRIPELAINPLGDRIINAFFPEGEDQVNFRGFMRTLAHFRPIEDNEKNKDHTASEPLNSRTNKLLFAFRLYDLDRDDKISRDELLQVLRMMVGVNISDEQLGSIADRTIQEADTNGDNSISFNEFIKVLEKVDVEQKMSIRFLH is encoded by the exons ATGGGCTCCAGAGCATCCACGTTACTCCGAGAAGAGGAAATCGAGGAAATTAAGAAGGAGACTGGCT TCTCCCACAGTCAGATAACTCGCCTGTACAGCCGCTTCACCAGTCTGGATAAAGGTGAAAACGGCACCCTCAG tcGAGAAGATTTCCAGAGGATTCCTGAGTTGGCAATCAATCCTCTGGGAGACAGAATCATCAATGCTTTCTTTCCTGAGGG AGAGGACCAGGTGAACTTCAGGGGATTCATGCGGACCTTGGCTCACTTTAGACCCATTGAGGACAATGAGAAGAACAAGGATCACACTGCCAGCGAGCCTTTGAACAGCAGGACAAACAAGCTGCTCT ttgCTTTCCGTCTGTATGACCTGGACAGAGATGACAAAATCTCTCGGGATGAGCTGTTGCAG GTCTTGCGGATGATGGTTGGCGTAAACATTTCAGATGAGCAACTTGGCAGCATTGCTGATAGAACCATCCAGGAGGCTGACACAAATGGAGATAACTCCATTTCCTTTAATGAATTCATCAAG GTCTTGGAAAAGGTGGATGTGGAACAAAAAATGAGCATCCGGTTTTTGcactaa